In Paramisgurnus dabryanus chromosome 7, PD_genome_1.1, whole genome shotgun sequence, the following are encoded in one genomic region:
- the pdzrn3b gene encoding E3 ubiquitin-protein ligase PDZRN3-B isoform X2 — MGCRVCTLQKPPEQYKLLYEVCQVNGKDLSKSTHDQAVEAFRTAKEPIMVQVLRRAPRPKPACPNGEVVDISTQTDITFQHIMALSKIPTSSTPVNVLEQYLIPEGHSAGHEYFDPNDFLEGMQHEIEREELEYEEVDLYRTNVQDKLGLTVCYRTDDEDETGIYVSEIDPNSIAAKDGRIQKGDRIIQINGIEIQNREEAVALLTSEEHPNVCLLLARPEIQLDEGWMDDDRNDYLDDLHMDMLEQQHHQAMQFTASMLQKKKLEEDGGTTDTATLLSHQHEKDSGLGRTDDSTRNDESSEQENLADDQTSASTTLGSRRRLNYSQDTLGSGDLPFSSESFISADYADADFLGDFHADECERFRELLELKCQVQSAASGGSPQQSLLWTGGSVAGGQGGEEGVDKELELLNEELRSIELECLSIVRAHRMQQLREQCREQSWMLHNSGFRNYNTSVDARRHELADISELPEKSDKDSSSAYNTGESCRSTPLTLELSPDNSLRRGNENQEAGASSVTSNRISKPLLSPVQEAHSPSRSSRQTPSKELDVSTQPETRERKRNSPYKHAHIPAHAQHYQSYMQLIQQKSVEYAQSQMSLVSMCRDPVASADLEPKMEWKVKIRSDGTRYITKRPVRDKLLKERALRIREERSGMTTDDDAASELKMGRYWSKEERKQHAVRAKEQRQRREFMKQSRMDCLKEQGGMTEDKKEVNIIDLSHKKMMKKRNKKIFDNWMTIQELLTHGTKSPEGTQVYNSLLSVTTV; from the exons GTCAATGGCAAGGATCTATCCAAGTCGACACATGACCAGGCGGTGGAGGCCTTCCGTACAGCTAAAGAACCCATCATGGTACAGGTGCTACGCAGGGCACCCAGGCCCAAACCTGCATGCCCAAATGGGGAAGTGGTGGACATCAGCACCCAGACAGATATCACCTTCCAACATATCATGGCCCTCAGCAAGATTCCCACCTCCTCCACCCCTGTGAATGTCCTCGAGCAATACCTGATTCCTGAGGG GCACTCTGCTGGTCATGAGTACTTCGACCCCAATGATTTCCTAGAGGGCATGCAGCATGAGATAGAGAGAGAAGAACTGGAATATGAG GAAGTGGATTTATACAGAACTAATGTCCAGGATAAGTTGGGGTTAACCGTTTGCTACAGGACAGATGATGAGGATGAAACGGGAATCTATGTCAGCGAG ATTGATCCGAACAGCATTGCTGCGAAAGATGGACGAATCCAAAAGGGCGATCGAATCATCCAG ATAAATGGCATTGAGATCCAGAATCGCGAGGAGGCTGTAGCTCTTTTAACCAGTGAAGAACATCCAAATGTCTGTCTGCTGTTGGCTCGGCCGGAGATACAG ctggatgagggatggatggatgatgacAGGAATGATTATCTGGATGACCTGCACATGGATATGTTGGAGCAACAGCACCATCAGGCTATGCAGTTTACTGCAAGCATGCTTCAGAAG AAGAAGCTTGAAGAGGATGGAGGTACAACGGACACCGCCACACTTCTGTCCCACCAGCATGAGAAAGACAGCGGACTTGGCCGCACGGATGACAGCACCCGTAATGATGAAAGCTCTGAGCAGGAGAACCTAGCAGATGACCAGACCAGCGCATCCACGACATTAGGCAGTCGACGTAGACTCAACTACAGTCAAGACACGCTGGGCAGCGGCGACTTGCCTTTCAGCAGCGAGTCCTTCATCTCCGCCGACTACGCGGATGCTGATTTTCTGGGTGACTTTCATGCGGATGAATGCGAGCGATTTCGTGAGTTGCTGGAGCTTAAGTGCCAGGTGCAGAGCGCGGCCAGCGGCGGAAGCCCACAGCAGAGCCTTTTGTGGACTGGTGGGAGTGTGGCCGGTGGGCAGGGTGGCGAGGAAGGCGTAGACAAAGAGCTGGAGCTTTTAAACGAGGAGCTTCGTAGCATCGAGCTAGAGTGCCTGAGCATAGTCAGAGCGCATCGTATGCAACAGCTGCGCGAGCAGTGCCGCGAACAGTCCTGGATGCTGCACAACAGCGGCTTCCGCAACTACAACACCAGTGTGGATGCGAGACGCCACGAGCTGGCCGACATCAGCGAACTCCCGGAGAAGTCAGACAAGGACAGCTCCAGCGCCTACAACACCGGCGAAAGTTGCCGCAGCACTCCGCTTACTCTAGAGCTCTCGCCCGACAACTCCCTGCGGCGTGGAAATGAAAATCAGGAAGCTGGAGCAAGTAGCGTTACTTCCAACAGAATTTCGAAGCCTCTACTGTCACCGGTCCAAGAGGCGCACAGCCCCAGCAGGAGTAGTCGGCAAACTCCTTCGAAAGAGTTGGATGTTTCCACCCAGCCTGAAACCAGGGAACGCAAACGCAATTCACCCTACAAGCACGCCCACATCCCAGCGCACGCCCAGCACTACCAGAGCTACATGCAGCTAATCCAGCAAAAGTCAGTTGAGTACGCACAAAGTCAGATGAGTTTAGTCAGCATGTGCCGGGATCCTGTCGCTTCTGCCGACTTGGAACCCAAGATGGAATGGAAAGTGAAGATCCGCAGCGACGGGACTCGCTACATAACCAAGCGCCCCGTCCGGGACAAGCTCCTGAAAGAACGTGCACTGCGTATCAGGGAGGAACGCAGCGGAATGACCACGGACGACGATGCCGCCAGCGAGCTGAAGATGGGTCGCTACTGGAGCAAGGAGGAACGCAAGCAGCACGCCGTCCGTGCCAAAGAGCAGCGCCAGCGGAGGGAATTTATGAAGCAGAGCCGAATGGACTGTCTTAAGGAGCAAGGAGGAATGACAGAAGATAAGAAGGAAGTCAACATCATTGATTTGAGTCACAAAAAGATGATGAAGAAGCGCAACAAAAAAATCTTCGACAACTGGATGACCATCCAGGAACTGTTGACCCATGGTACAAAGTCCCCCGAAGGGACACAGGTGTACAACTCCCTACTGTCAGTGACCACAGTGTAG
- the pdzrn3b gene encoding E3 ubiquitin-protein ligase PDZRN3-B isoform X3 translates to MVQVLRRAPRPKPACPNGEVVDISTQTDITFQHIMALSKIPTSSTPVNVLEQYLIPEGHSAGHEYFDPNDFLEGMQHEIEREELEYEEVDLYRTNVQDKLGLTVCYRTDDEDETGIYVSEIDPNSIAAKDGRIQKGDRIIQINGIEIQNREEAVALLTSEEHPNVCLLLARPEIQLDEGWMDDDRNDYLDDLHMDMLEQQHHQAMQFTASMLQKKKLEEDGGTTDTATLLSHQHEKDSGLGRTDDSTRNDESSEQENLADDQTSASTTLGSRRRLNYSQDTLGSGDLPFSSESFISADYADADFLGDFHADECERFRELLELKCQVQSAASGGSPQQSLLWTGGSVAGGQGGEEGVDKELELLNEELRSIELECLSIVRAHRMQQLREQCREQSWMLHNSGFRNYNTSVDARRHELADISELPEKSDKDSSSAYNTGESCRSTPLTLELSPDNSLRRGNENQEAGASSVTSNRISKPLLSPVQEAHSPSRSSRQTPSKELDVSTQPETRERKRNSPYKHAHIPAHAQHYQSYMQLIQQKSVEYAQSQMSLVSMCRDPVASADLEPKMEWKVKIRSDGTRYITKRPVRDKLLKERALRIREERSGMTTDDDAASELKMGRYWSKEERKQHAVRAKEQRQRREFMKQSRMDCLKEQGGMTEDKKEVNIIDLSHKKMMKKRNKKIFDNWMTIQELLTHGTKSPEGTQVYNSLLSVTTV, encoded by the exons ATGGTACAGGTGCTACGCAGGGCACCCAGGCCCAAACCTGCATGCCCAAATGGGGAAGTGGTGGACATCAGCACCCAGACAGATATCACCTTCCAACATATCATGGCCCTCAGCAAGATTCCCACCTCCTCCACCCCTGTGAATGTCCTCGAGCAATACCTGATTCCTGAGGG GCACTCTGCTGGTCATGAGTACTTCGACCCCAATGATTTCCTAGAGGGCATGCAGCATGAGATAGAGAGAGAAGAACTGGAATATGAG GAAGTGGATTTATACAGAACTAATGTCCAGGATAAGTTGGGGTTAACCGTTTGCTACAGGACAGATGATGAGGATGAAACGGGAATCTATGTCAGCGAG ATTGATCCGAACAGCATTGCTGCGAAAGATGGACGAATCCAAAAGGGCGATCGAATCATCCAG ATAAATGGCATTGAGATCCAGAATCGCGAGGAGGCTGTAGCTCTTTTAACCAGTGAAGAACATCCAAATGTCTGTCTGCTGTTGGCTCGGCCGGAGATACAG ctggatgagggatggatggatgatgacAGGAATGATTATCTGGATGACCTGCACATGGATATGTTGGAGCAACAGCACCATCAGGCTATGCAGTTTACTGCAAGCATGCTTCAGAAG AAGAAGCTTGAAGAGGATGGAGGTACAACGGACACCGCCACACTTCTGTCCCACCAGCATGAGAAAGACAGCGGACTTGGCCGCACGGATGACAGCACCCGTAATGATGAAAGCTCTGAGCAGGAGAACCTAGCAGATGACCAGACCAGCGCATCCACGACATTAGGCAGTCGACGTAGACTCAACTACAGTCAAGACACGCTGGGCAGCGGCGACTTGCCTTTCAGCAGCGAGTCCTTCATCTCCGCCGACTACGCGGATGCTGATTTTCTGGGTGACTTTCATGCGGATGAATGCGAGCGATTTCGTGAGTTGCTGGAGCTTAAGTGCCAGGTGCAGAGCGCGGCCAGCGGCGGAAGCCCACAGCAGAGCCTTTTGTGGACTGGTGGGAGTGTGGCCGGTGGGCAGGGTGGCGAGGAAGGCGTAGACAAAGAGCTGGAGCTTTTAAACGAGGAGCTTCGTAGCATCGAGCTAGAGTGCCTGAGCATAGTCAGAGCGCATCGTATGCAACAGCTGCGCGAGCAGTGCCGCGAACAGTCCTGGATGCTGCACAACAGCGGCTTCCGCAACTACAACACCAGTGTGGATGCGAGACGCCACGAGCTGGCCGACATCAGCGAACTCCCGGAGAAGTCAGACAAGGACAGCTCCAGCGCCTACAACACCGGCGAAAGTTGCCGCAGCACTCCGCTTACTCTAGAGCTCTCGCCCGACAACTCCCTGCGGCGTGGAAATGAAAATCAGGAAGCTGGAGCAAGTAGCGTTACTTCCAACAGAATTTCGAAGCCTCTACTGTCACCGGTCCAAGAGGCGCACAGCCCCAGCAGGAGTAGTCGGCAAACTCCTTCGAAAGAGTTGGATGTTTCCACCCAGCCTGAAACCAGGGAACGCAAACGCAATTCACCCTACAAGCACGCCCACATCCCAGCGCACGCCCAGCACTACCAGAGCTACATGCAGCTAATCCAGCAAAAGTCAGTTGAGTACGCACAAAGTCAGATGAGTTTAGTCAGCATGTGCCGGGATCCTGTCGCTTCTGCCGACTTGGAACCCAAGATGGAATGGAAAGTGAAGATCCGCAGCGACGGGACTCGCTACATAACCAAGCGCCCCGTCCGGGACAAGCTCCTGAAAGAACGTGCACTGCGTATCAGGGAGGAACGCAGCGGAATGACCACGGACGACGATGCCGCCAGCGAGCTGAAGATGGGTCGCTACTGGAGCAAGGAGGAACGCAAGCAGCACGCCGTCCGTGCCAAAGAGCAGCGCCAGCGGAGGGAATTTATGAAGCAGAGCCGAATGGACTGTCTTAAGGAGCAAGGAGGAATGACAGAAGATAAGAAGGAAGTCAACATCATTGATTTGAGTCACAAAAAGATGATGAAGAAGCGCAACAAAAAAATCTTCGACAACTGGATGACCATCCAGGAACTGTTGACCCATGGTACAAAGTCCCCCGAAGGGACACAGGTGTACAACTCCCTACTGTCAGTGACCACAGTGTAG